In a genomic window of Candidatus Dadabacteria bacterium:
- a CDS encoding AMP-binding protein, with product MQLLFKPRDGVYLGSGDLPFGKFEDTSLWQPITTNLEKGAEMFPDKAMFKVGDRDGNIVESYTYAETNAWANRVANGLAQGFGINKGDKVGMYMLNCSEHVISIIAIHKCGGVQVPVNKDEKGERLAYVINYSDMRALIIDEGSIPFIEEIGDSLEHLEAVFVTVDNAPEKIGGIKALPFSEFDSYDDTNPGVDVTTADMERCMFTSGTTGMPKGVARDHGGVIMTVRSYLQQQGIRSDDVLMSILSLGHANAQVMCLFSAMASGGTAVFFPRFSASNFWKWAAGCGATCVNMLGAVAEYLWAAPESEWDQKHNVRIMLGSPAPRNLKEFQERFGVRVIDGYGSTEMGMVLWKDPEDHRPGSSGFPMEGYYVELRNPEDIDTVVRPFWDSTDDITPPDDAKGLLFVKPLVPHTTLNEYFKDERRTREAFDDDGFFNSDDLFARGIDGRYYFVGRFSRIRVSGENVDPVAVGDEAMQYPAIQEAIAVGIRLPNVSDDEIKLCVTLKVGEEFDPIEFSKWMAERVIVAMVPRFIEVYEDGFPVTATQKVKVAEIKEITENTWDRNETGLKFSARK from the coding sequence ATGCAATTATTATTCAAACCGCGCGATGGCGTATATCTGGGAAGCGGAGATCTTCCCTTTGGCAAATTCGAAGATACTTCACTTTGGCAGCCGATAACCACAAATCTTGAGAAGGGTGCCGAGATGTTTCCCGACAAGGCAATGTTCAAGGTCGGAGACAGAGACGGAAACATCGTGGAGAGCTACACTTATGCGGAAACCAACGCGTGGGCCAACAGGGTGGCAAACGGTCTTGCCCAAGGGTTCGGAATAAATAAAGGGGACAAGGTCGGCATGTACATGCTCAACTGTTCTGAGCACGTGATATCTATTATCGCCATACACAAGTGCGGCGGTGTCCAGGTTCCGGTAAACAAGGACGAGAAGGGGGAAAGACTTGCTTACGTAATCAACTACTCGGACATGAGAGCCCTCATTATTGACGAGGGGAGCATTCCTTTCATAGAGGAAATCGGCGACAGTCTGGAGCATCTTGAAGCAGTTTTCGTGACGGTTGACAATGCACCTGAAAAAATCGGAGGCATAAAGGCGCTTCCTTTTTCAGAATTTGATAGTTATGACGATACTAATCCCGGGGTGGACGTTACCACTGCCGACATGGAGAGATGTATGTTCACGTCCGGTACCACGGGGATGCCGAAAGGGGTTGCCAGAGACCACGGAGGAGTAATCATGACAGTCCGTTCTTATCTGCAGCAGCAGGGAATAAGGAGCGACGACGTGCTCATGAGCATACTTTCACTCGGTCACGCCAACGCGCAGGTAATGTGCCTTTTCAGCGCCATGGCGTCCGGTGGGACTGCCGTGTTTTTCCCCAGGTTCTCAGCTTCCAATTTCTGGAAATGGGCGGCCGGATGCGGCGCTACATGCGTTAACATGCTGGGAGCGGTAGCCGAGTACCTCTGGGCCGCGCCTGAGAGCGAGTGGGATCAGAAGCACAACGTAAGGATAATGCTGGGCTCCCCTGCTCCTAGGAATTTGAAGGAGTTCCAGGAAAGGTTCGGAGTCAGGGTAATAGACGGATACGGTTCGACCGAGATGGGTATGGTTCTCTGGAAAGATCCCGAGGATCACCGCCCGGGTTCATCCGGTTTCCCCATGGAGGGGTATTACGTCGAGCTCAGAAATCCCGAAGACATCGATACGGTGGTAAGACCGTTCTGGGACTCTACCGACGACATTACTCCTCCCGACGACGCCAAGGGGCTTCTTTTCGTAAAGCCGCTTGTTCCGCATACGACCCTGAATGAATATTTCAAGGATGAGAGAAGAACCAGGGAGGCCTTTGACGATGACGGCTTCTTCAATTCGGACGATCTTTTCGCTAGAGGTATCGATGGGAGATACTATTTTGTCGGAAGGTTCAGCCGCATCAGGGTTTCAGGCGAAAATGTGGATCCGGTAGCCGTCGGGGACGAGGCGATGCAATATCCCGCGATTCAGGAAGCCATTGCGGTCGGTATAAGGCTCCCGAACGTTTCGGATGACGAGATCAAGCTCTGCGTTACGCTCAAGGTGGGCGAGGAATTTGATCCGATTGAGTTCTCCAAATGGATGGCCGAAAGGGTTATAGTGGCCATGGTGCCCAGATTCATAGAGGTTTACGAGGATGGATTCCCGGTAACCGCGACCCAGAAGGTCAAGGTCGCCGAGATAAAGGAAATCACCGAGAATACCTGGGACAGAAACGAGACGGGCCTGAAGTTCAGCGCCAGAAAGTAG